A window of Watersipora subatra chromosome 10, tzWatSuba1.1, whole genome shotgun sequence genomic DNA:
ACAGCGTAGAACCATTTTCAACTAGTTACGTGCTGCCTTTAAGTGCTGACAGTTATGTCATATTTTTGGAACAGGTTTTAACTAGTTATGAACTTGCCAAAACGAATGTTAACCTTTTTTAGTGCCGTTTCTAGAGCAAGTTATGCATTGTTTTCAGGTTTTTACCAGTCGTTTATTTGTAGTGGATGAGGTCCTGTCAAAAATGACTTTACCATCTCATCACCCCATGCTATCTCCGTTTAAACCATCGCAGACGCTCATCAAGTCACCCATAAAACCCAAGAGTTCAAGTGAGTTTGGCTGTTTGACCTCaactttcttttattttttatttaataacgATTTATAGTTGAAAATTGTGGCATTTTTAGGGAAAGTACATGAAGAAATGGATGATTGATTGTACATGAGTTTGTGAAACTTAATTTAGAGAACTGTATAACCAAATGTACAGCAAGCAGAGTTGAGGTGGTGCATTGAATGGTCTTTGGACTGGTTTGTGACTCCCTGAAGGTGAGTGTGTCAGTGTGAGTAACTGGATGGTTGGTTATGTGGTGATGTGCAAGTAGCGGTGCAGTTTAGTGTACAAGTAGGAATTTGTCTGTGGTGTGTTATTTGGTTTGCTTCAGAATGTATGCTTCAATATTTGCTGGCTGTATGGGTTGATGTGTGATTGCTGTGGGTTACTGTGTTGGTACCTGCGGAAGTGACTGTGTGGTTTGATGTGTGGTTTGATGTGTGGGTTGATGTGTTGGTTGATGTGGGGGCGGTTTAACGTAGATATTCATGTTTGTTCATATTTGTGATCAGAGATAATAATTCCCATCAATACATACAAGTGGCAGTTGGCCAGCTACTAACAGTCCTGCTGACAACATAAGACCTTCAGTGTCTCTCAGCAGCTAGTTCATCGGTCggttgtatatacatgtagttctttTTATGGCACAGTATCACTCTATATTgccgatctgacaaaaagctctcagcaagctttcaaccctaaattgctgggtcttttggatctagaccataacttgaggccctgtgtaccacactgactatgatccacctctgtccttcactcattgggcaagtgaaatggctacctagCTCTTTCAAACTGGATGTGTTGCGAAATCCCTTCaagttaatctgacagttccagaagtggTAGATACTGAGAACAGGGTCACTTCTACTCTACTATACTGCTTGAACCAAGCATGCATCGCTGAGATACATTTCATCGTCGAGTTCGACGGACAGCCAGAAAATCACTTTGTATATATTTGGTCAATGacatatctaaaattatttaatttaattatagaGCCAGCGGAAGTCGTACCCAGTAACTGCAGAAGGATATCCATGGACAAGAAAGATAGTGGATGTGGTGATGAGCCTCAAGCTCTGTCTTTGAAGGTAGGCTCGCACTTTATTTTATCTTCTGCGAATAAGAAAATTTGCAGAAGAATAATGTTGATGTTTGCTCAATAAAATTTCTATGTACACTGGGAAACTGGGCGAGAATTACTTTATTTGCAATGGGTATCTAGTCAAAGTCATCTCTCCAACAGTTTGCAGCTTACCGATGTACCtgaaataattttatagttaATGCTTGATTGTGTTATAATCTTTTTGCTAAAGTTACCAAACACATTAATATGATTATGgtctattataataaaaacttgcaTTAAATGATATCCTTGAATCTTTACGTTAATTCGTCGGTGCCTTTCAATAAGGTCCACTTTTCTTTCTGTATTTGTTACTGTGGAGTTGTAAGTGAGCACTTTAACATTGTGAGCAATAACAAATAGGATGGAACAGGAGACACTCATTTCATTAAATAGCTGAAAGCATTGAGTGACAAGCAATAGCTGGTAGCATCAGAAGGTTATCCTTACAGTTTTTGCCATGGAGATAGTTTTAGCTAGATTCACAAccaaataaagttattatttagTACTAATGTTTGGTTATGATTTTAGTGGATAGTAAAACTTGTATTGCAGCTAGTCATAGAGTCAAATGCCTCAACCTTGTTGTTTTACCAGGTTAAGACTTTCATGTCCTGTTTTGGTTATTAAATTTTCcgatacatatatttattacgaTATATATCAATTATTCACATATATTCTACAACGAATATTATTGTCAtgctaatttgttttcagcaAAATGAACAAGTGTTGCCACAACCACCTGTTTCCTCCGACATATTGGGGGAAATTTCTAGTTCCTCGAGTGAAGATGAAAACGATCAGCAGCAACCATTGCAAGTAGTGTCGACCTTAGGAAAATCagagaaaaatattgatttggCTGATCCGACTCCTCACCCTTCCATTAGTCCTGAGAAGCCATCAACATCTTCATCCTCAAACTTTGTAACTACTGTTATGAAAGAATCCAAATCAGCGGTTTTACAAAATGAATTTATTAAGTCAGATACAAGTGACAACACTGCGGAAACAATCACGGTCACAGAAACTATTGATGCTCATAAGGCAAAATTGAAttcaaaaaaaaaagaaatcaaATCCATCGAGCCAAAGCTGCAGCTATCAAAACTTCCTAAAAAGGTCATTAGGAGAGCTGCTCTTGCGTTACCTGATTTGAACCTAGTCTCAAGAAAATATCCTATACGAGATTCTCAAGGCATCTCTGAAGCGAAGGAAAACAAAAAAGACTCAAGTCATACACCTGATCAGTCTGAATCTGTTGAGAGTAGATGTGATGAGATTGCTACAACTACTGTCGTTGATGTTCCTAGCACTAAACGTAGGATAGCACGGGTTTCTTCTGCAACCTCATTTCCATCTAATAAATCAATTCCTATcgaaaaaatatttgaagataTTCCACAGCAACAAGCAGCTATGGAAGAGTCTATTAAACAATCCTTGAAAAGTAGTGAAGTCGTTAGCAAGGAGATAAACAAGTCAGAAGGTAGAGTCAAACAGCTCTGTTCTAAACAGACTATAGCACAAACTAACAGATCCAGTAATACGATTGATAGTGCAGCGCTTTCTTCACCTATTCCAGCAGATAAGCTGACTTCTGAAATGTCTAGTTCTCAAGCCAACACCGTTTGTGATGCGTCAAGTTGCCAGATTCAAGAGTCTcctaaaactacatgtaaaattattttgacaCCGCCAAAGGCTGTGACTGTTGTGGCTGCCATTAAAAGCAATGCATACAAGAGAAAAATGGATGGAAAGAAACGAAGCGAGAAAGCTAATGAGGAAGTATTGCAGCACATTAGTGAGAGTTGTGAGAAAATCACTTTGAAAGAGAAGCAAGCGGGTTTAGGCTGGGAGGAGGCATTGAAAGGACGTAGGAAAATGAACAGGTTTGaatgaatttttttagttttatcaaCTGACTCTAAAGTTCAGGACGCCATGTGTGTGAATTAAGGCTAATTCTTAGCTACTATTTGACATGACATATTGGCTTTGATGAAAAACTTAAATAGGTTATTGTTGActtgatttttttgttttagttcCACTGCAGAAGATGATTCATCACATTCTGTTCTGACAACCATCTCATCAGCTTCTCACAATTCTACAGACCTCGAGAATGTTGAACCAAAACGCATCCCTTCGAATGAGGAACAAAGACCTAtttgtacaataataaaaaattcaacATTGTCCATGACCGATAGCTCAGCAACAAAAATTGAGAAACCTTGTTCATCAAAGCCAGAGAATTCAGTTTCCAAGGTTAAAGAAAGCTTAAATACTGTTGCTGAAAGTGTGGGAACAAATCTATTGAATGGTTCGACTACAAGCACTGTGGACACAATGTTCTCAAAGAAGACAGAATCATTCATTGTTAAAACTCTGCAACATACAACAGTAAAGGGGAGACATAGTTTGACATCAGAGGAACTGGGGAAATGGGAAGTTTTAAATGGCTCAAGCATAAAAGTTTCATGCTGTTCTAGTTCAATTGAGGCGCAAGATAAAAGTTCCCATGAAAAGAGTATGGAAACTACATTGACCGCTGAGGTAATGGAAGCACCAAGCTCAAAGTCAATGGAAGCGGAGATCCGCAAACCTGTGAGTAGTTCTGATCCAGAGAAGATGGATACGGTAGATTCTTCACTTTTGAAAAGCCCAATTTCAAAttcaaatatttcaagtttgaaaatatgtgaaaagaTCAATACAGATAAAACAGCAAGTTCAACACCAGAGGTCAAGCCTCAGAACTTTTTGAGGAGTAAACTCAAGGTAGAAGTCAAAGATAGACTACAATTCTCCCTAATCCAACTGAACACCAACACTAATAACAGTGATGAGGGTGCTAGTAATAAGCTGGTTACACCTTCACACTTGCTACCACCTTTCAACTCCGTTAAAGACATTCAAGTAACAAAAACTGTAGCTCCATCTCGCAAATCTTCTCGTTTAAAACAAAAAGCTGCTGCGTCTTTGAATGCTAGTGAAATTGCGAAATCTCAACCAATTACCAAGGATGTTAAAAGGGTGCATTTTGAAGGCGTCTCCAAAGCTAGAGCAGAGAAAAGCACTCCTAAAAAGGTGAAATGCAATAGTCCTTTGTCAACTAGCATAGTCGAAGAAGCTGATGGTAACAACCCTTGTGAAGAAAAGCCTACAGGTCGTGTTTTGAGAGAACGAGCGACAAAAAAACAGATAAGTACTGTTGCCAAGAAAAGCTCCAATTCAAAAATAAAGTTCTTACAAACTAATTCAACAGTTTTGGGAATAGGTGTTACGGAAAATGATGTTAATTCTGAAGCAGTTGCTACAAGTCAAATGGCTTCTTGTGCTCCTACAATCCTGTCAAGTCTTGAAACACAAAATATTGAATGTGTTGGTACAAAAGAAGACAAACAAGAAAGCGGCCTAACGGTACCCACCAGCGCTTGCAAAACACCTACTACTGTTGATTCCTCCTCTAAAACCCTAAGCAGTGAACAAGACACTCCAAGGTTGCTGCACAGTGAAGTAAGAGAAACGTCTTCTAAATTAAATGCTCATTCTCAAAAACAAGAACCGCCAGCCAAACTTGAAGAGCAAGGTTCATCATCAGGAAGTAGTCATTCGATGAATATACAGATGTCTGATCCAATAACTGGTTTAAATACTACTACAAATAGTTTGAACCTGTCAGTAAGCCCTCAAGGATGTGACCCAAAAGCTGAACAAGGTATGTCTGGAGGTGAGAGTTATGCCCAATACATAAATCTTGCTTGTGGTTGTTACTTGAAGACCGTCAATGAAAAATTTAAGTATCAATGTGCTCTGGTATATTTTCTAAGTCTCACATTGACAAGTCAGTAAAAAGGATTTTTGATCACTAAGGTTGGTTGTTCTCATGAATCGATAAAATGTTACAACGGGCTTCTATGGacagtttttatttgatttggtaATATTATAGTACTAAGCCTTTCTGGTTATGTAATTATATGATGCTCAAAACAAGTTTTTGTTAGGCGCACGAAAGTCAGTAGCCTATGTTTCACTACATCTTTCTGGCATCATTCATCCATCATTTAATTTCAATAATGATATGTCAAAAAATATCGTATGGTTGCTTCAAACTAGAGCATTGTATTGTTTAAATCAGTTGGTGTTGGCATGTGAAGGGCCAATTGGttcatgtatgcatatataacattttattggCATTAGTGATTGTCAACAAAATGGTGTTTCTCGTTATATGCCGAAAGAAAAATGAACAcgcagaaatcaggaattattgagtgagctGAACTAAAGGGTTTTACAaattggtaatctaatagtattgtggaggagtcGATATAGcgaattgtaggttgtagtaataaaaatttcatagaCTAAAACATACGATtatggatgtagtatgttggtgtcacggaaTAGAAAATGGTGTTGGTCATATGTGTGGGaggataaatataaatattcggGGCATAGTTTACATaggattttgaaacctgtaCCACAAATGCGGAAAAAGCGAGTTTGGTGTAAGGCAATATTTTCAGAGAATTTGTGATGTTCACAccacaaaatctttaaacacAATGCCTTCGTATATCAATAGTTCAATCAGCTCATTTATCAATAGTTTTGGAAAATCAATCACAGCTCATTATAGTTTCAAAAAGaatcaaatagaaaaaaacttaTCGATGTTTTAGACCATGATGAGGAATCAGTTGGCTCCTCTGGTTCTATAGCAGCATCATCTGTCCCTTTGAACATCTGTCCCTTTGTCGCCCAGCCAGACACCCCTTTATCTCCTCAAACCCCTTCCTCACCCATTACATCCTCCCCTGATCAGTCACCACATGCACTTGTCATACATATTGAGACACCAATCATCCCAACGTCTCCTACTAAACCATTCGATGTCAACTACAAGTCGGAGGCCACAAAGGACATCCTTAAGATTCAGCCTATACCAGCTTGTAAGTCACTTTCATTTTCACTATCACATTCAGTAAACTTGGAATATAATAGCACCTACTAAAGCACCCACGATAGCACCCACTATTAGCACTCACTATAACACCTACTATAGTACCTACCAAAGCACCCACGATAGCACCCACTATTAGCACTCACTATAACACCTACTATAGTACCTACCAAAGCACCCACTATAGCACCCACTATTAGCACTCACTATAACACCTACTATAGTACCTACCAAAGCACCCACGATAGCACCCACTATTAGCACTCACTATAACACCTACTATAGTACCTACCAAAGCACCCACGATAGCATCCACTATTAGCACTCACTATAACACCTACTATAGTACCTACCAAAGCACCCACGATAGCACCCACTATTAGCACTCACTATAACACCTACTATAGTACCTACCAAAGCACCCACGATAGCACCCACTATTAGCACTCACTATAACACCTACTATAGTACCTACCAAAGCACCCACGATAGCACCCACTATTAGCACTCACTATAACACCTACTATAGTACCTACCAAAGCACCCACTATAGCACCCACTATTAGCACTCACTATAACACCTACTATAGTACCTACCAAAGCACCCACGATAGCACCCACTATTAGCACTCACTATAACACCTACTATAGTACCTACCAAAGCACCCACTATAGCACCCACTATTAGCACTCACTATAACACCTACTATAGTACCTACCAAAGCACCCACGATAGCACCCACTATTAGCACTCACTATAACACCTACTATAGTACCTACCAAAGCACCCACGATAGCATCCACTATTAGCACTCACTATAACACCTACTATAGTACCTACCAAAGCACCCACGATAGCACCCACTATTAGCACTCACTATAACACCTACTATAGTACCTACTAAAGCACCCACGATAGCACCCACTATTAGCACACACTATAACACCTACTATAGTACCTACCAAAGCACCCACTATAGCACCCACTATTAGCACTCACTATAACACCTACTATAGTACCTACCAAAGCACCCACGATAGCACCCACTATTAGCACTCACTATAACACCTACTATAGTACCTACCAAAGCACCCACGATAGCACCCACTATTAGCACTCACTATAACACCTACTATAGTACCTACCAAAGCACCCACGATAGCACCCACTATTAGCACTCACTATAACACCTACTATAGTACCTACCAAAGCACCCACGATAGCACCCACTATTAGCACTCACTATAACACCTACTATAGTACCTACCAAAGCACCCACGATAGCATCCACTATTAGCACTCACTATAACACCTACTATAGTACCTACCAAAGCACCCACTATAGCACTCATTATAGGCTTGTTATTGTATTAGTTTGTTGGTATGTTGTTTTGCTGCATCTGTTTTGAGGCAttggtttatatgtgttagAGTATTTGATTTagcaatatattgttttattttgatctGGCAAGATGGCTAGTTCTGTCTAGCAGTTATGGCTAAGGGGTTTAGTGTGCTGCACATTGTTTTTTTCTAAGGAGGGAGAGAGGATTGTGGTCTATTCCAAGTCAGGGTAATCTTACTAACTAAATTtagcaacaaacaaaaataactgTCCAACCTCATTATTGTATTATACAAATATGTTTGTCATCAGCCAAAGAATGACCCAA
This region includes:
- the LOC137405946 gene encoding serine-rich adhesin for platelets-like isoform X1, which produces MDGKKRSEKANEEVLQHISESCEKITLKEKQAGLGWEEALKGRRKMNSSTAEDDSSHSVLTTISSASHNSTDLENVEPKRIPSNEEQRPICTIIKNSTLSMTDSSATKIEKPCSSKPENSVSKVKESLNTVAESVGTNLLNGSTTSTVDTMFSKKTESFIVKTLQHTTVKGRHSLTSEELGKWEVLNGSSIKVSCCSSSIEAQDKSSHEKSMETTLTAEVMEAPSSKSMEAEIRKPVSSSDPEKMDTVDSSLLKSPISNSNISSLKICEKINTDKTASSTPEVKPQNFLRSKLKVEVKDRLQFSLIQLNTNTNNSDEGASNKLVTPSHLLPPFNSVKDIQVTKTVAPSRKSSRLKQKAAASLNASEIAKSQPITKDVKRVHFEGVSKARAEKSTPKKVKCNSPLSTSIVEEADGNNPCEEKPTGRVLRERATKKQISTVAKKSSNSKIKFLQTNSTVLGIGVTENDVNSEAVATSQMASCAPTILSSLETQNIECVGTKEDKQESGLTVPTSACKTPTTVDSSSKTLSSEQDTPRLLHSEVRETSSKLNAHSQKQEPPAKLEEQGSSSGSSHSMNIQMSDPITGLNTTTNSLNLSVSPQGCDPKAEQGMSGDHDEESVGSSGSIAASSVPLNICPFVAQPDTPLSPQTPSSPITSSPDQSPHALVIHIETPIIPTSPTKPFDVNYKSEATKDILKIQPIPAYASTLYSSLPACHINAIGDAAKSSPLAEESVDKLKSSALLDSASTLGLQNSNPAAVSTAVTSHGSAMVRPRQSSRLQQMAKDSVEDDSGETSQTDTQSLIRSVQKVGVVSPVDNGQVLTHDTNKGTSLEYLSKLPESSPEQIIRAPLNTTESRESAEDAQSKHIIQNKDNAHNEKCSHSKDNDLSKEGAQREQGSLSKEGAQSEQDFLSKEGSQSEQGSLSKEGFQSEQGSLRKEGAQSEQDSLSKEGAQFDEDSLSKKVTLSKKGAQSKEGALDKEGAFSKDGSLSKEGALSKEGALSKEGAFSKGYALSEKGALSDDDAQSGKGKVFSSSAKDKTNSIPENSLTWMCNRLGLPDIFTLYTNDFKDCPLLDNKVGLATGVGVDVVIDKKPENISSMPLDTIVLTSPPKLPPVPAAAKASAVVAKELATRTLYANNSSARQPSKKSNKNKKKNWRKNGKRMKYVDRKRLMDPDALAAGLQTSARPASTDEPPTQSSRTLLSYSDDVLFDEAPVKKKKK
- the LOC137405946 gene encoding serine-rich adhesin for platelets-like isoform X2, whose protein sequence is MDGKKRSEKANEEVLQHISESCEKITLKEKQAGLGWEEALKGRRKMNSSTAEDDSSHSVLTTISSASHNSTDLENVEPKRIPSNEEQRPICTIIKNSTLSMTDSSATKIEKPCSSKPENSVSKVKESLNTVAESVGTNLLNGSTTSTVDTMFSKKTESFIVKTLQHTTVKGRHSLTSEELGKWEVLNGSSIKVSCCSSSIEAQDKSSHEKSMETTLTAEVMEAPSSKSMEAEIRKPVSSSDPEKMDTVDSSLLKSPISNSNISSLKICEKINTDKTASSTPEVKPQNFLRSKLKVEVKDRLQFSLIQLNTNTNNSDEGASNKLVTPSHLLPPFNSVKDIQVTKTVAPSRKSSRLKQKAAASLNASEIAKSQPITKDVKRVHFEGVSKARAEKSTPKKVKCNSPLSTSIVEEADGNNPCEEKPTGRVLRERATKKQISTVAKKSSNSKIKFLQTNSTVLGIGVTENDVNSEAVATSQMASCAPTILSSLETQNIECVGTKEDKQESGLTVPTSACKTPTTVDSSSKTLSSEQDTPRLLHSEVRETSSKLNAHSQKQEPPAKLEEQGSSSGSSHSMNIQMSDPITGLNTTTNSLNLSVSPQGCDPKAEQDHDEESVGSSGSIAASSVPLNICPFVAQPDTPLSPQTPSSPITSSPDQSPHALVIHIETPIIPTSPTKPFDVNYKSEATKDILKIQPIPAYASTLYSSLPACHINAIGDAAKSSPLAEESVDKLKSSALLDSASTLGLQNSNPAAVSTAVTSHGSAMVRPRQSSRLQQMAKDSVEDDSGETSQTDTQSLIRSVQKVGVVSPVDNGQVLTHDTNKGTSLEYLSKLPESSPEQIIRAPLNTTESRESAEDAQSKHIIQNKDNAHNEKCSHSKDNDLSKEGAQREQGSLSKEGAQSEQDFLSKEGSQSEQGSLSKEGFQSEQGSLRKEGAQSEQDSLSKEGAQFDEDSLSKKVTLSKKGAQSKEGALDKEGAFSKDGSLSKEGALSKEGALSKEGAFSKGYALSEKGALSDDDAQSGKGKVFSSSAKDKTNSIPENSLTWMCNRLGLPDIFTLYTNDFKDCPLLDNKVGLATGVGVDVVIDKKPENISSMPLDTIVLTSPPKLPPVPAAAKASAVVAKELATRTLYANNSSARQPSKKSNKNKKKNWRKNGKRMKYVDRKRLMDPDALAAGLQTSARPASTDEPPTQSSRTLLSYSDDVLFDEAPVKKKKK
- the LOC137407019 gene encoding centrosomal protein of 63 kDa-like → MCSGRVLALKKCLLICKYREQTAELNSCRNKLDVAVAKIKAKDGELAIADKKLHTDRTWLQKANDAKSALEKVCQDQKKELSGLQDTLTSLEGINKQLSSSCKEYEKQIEKLQLDKKNMQAQLKEAQKVKVNKELTATLKEEVKKLKAEMKKQKQEYETRIVQLETSTIPKAAEARRRKLCQPKSAKKEAELGAASQGRLPLPPSSSVSKESDSDDDISCGSDSDFMGDSSQILSSHDNSEIITTPRQNSLRAKEEFIAPKETSMSCPTLVPVKVAKQERSEAFTDKHVHPDLTAEKKTGREITLVEALEAEGDEASKERTLSMSSVEDLDEVLSKMTLPSHHPMLSPFKPSQTLIKSPIKPKSSKPAEVVPSNCRRISMDKKDSGCGDEPQALSLKQNEQVLPQPPVSSDILGEISSSSSEDENDQQQPLQVVSTLGKSEKNIDLADPTPHPSISPEKPSTSSSSNFVTTVMKESKSAVLQNEFIKSDTSDNTAETITVTETIDAHKAKLNSKKKEIKSIEPKLQLSKLPKKVIRRAALALPDLNLVSRKYPIRDSQGISEAKENKKDSSHTPDQSESVESRCDEIATTTVVDVPSTKRRIARVSSATSFPSNKSIPIEKIFEDIPQQQAAMEESIKQSLKSSEVVSKEINKSEVLKPTPFVMRQVARFKSLLKLHVKLF